The following are encoded together in the Xanthomonas sacchari genome:
- a CDS encoding c-type cytochrome, translating to MSLFTAFLLLAACGKQETPPAPAAAPAPAAPAAAPAPAPAPAAPAAPAAAAPAPAPAPAAAVTPIPKGPPVKVTPELIAEGKAIFNSAGCTACHGGTGGGGMCPPLTNDIWVYGSDDDTLRALITEGTAGMAAHGKTRIGHEKVVGQMPPFGPVLKPGDTEKLLAFIHSINKTAGATQ from the coding sequence ATGTCCCTGTTCACCGCGTTCCTGTTGCTGGCCGCCTGCGGCAAGCAGGAGACGCCGCCTGCGCCCGCGGCCGCGCCGGCCCCGGCCGCGCCTGCCGCAGCGCCTGCGCCTGCGCCTGCACCGGCCGCGCCTGCCGCGCCCGCTGCCGCGGCGCCTGCACCTGCACCTGCACCCGCTGCGGCGGTCACGCCGATTCCGAAGGGGCCGCCGGTCAAGGTCACCCCGGAACTGATCGCCGAAGGCAAGGCAATCTTCAACTCCGCCGGCTGCACCGCCTGCCACGGCGGCACCGGTGGCGGCGGAATGTGCCCGCCGCTGACCAACGACATCTGGGTCTACGGCAGCGACGACGACACCTTGCGCGCGCTGATCACCGAAGGCACTGCCGGCATGGCCGCGCACGGCAAGACCCGCATCGGCCACGAGAAGGTGGTCGGGCAGATGCCGCCGTTCGGTCCGGTGCTCAAGCCGGGCGATACCGAGAAGCTGCTGGCCTTCATCCATTCCATCAACAAGACCGCGGGCGCCACGCAATGA
- a CDS encoding M1 family metallopeptidase, translating to MRSPFLLLSLAAMVASGCSREAPAPDAAAPAAKPAPAAAKPADRSHDETSYAEPSKVVIKDLALDLKLDFDSKQIGGTATYTLDWKDKSAKQLVLDTRDLTIEKVQADDGKGQQAPLQYALAPADKIYGSKLTIEAPTQPQTISITYHTAPTASGLQWLEPSMTEGKKLPFMFSQSQAIHARSWVPLQDTPSVRFTYSAHVVSRPDVMVLMSADNDPKAVRNGDYRFKMPQPIPSYLLAIAAGDLVFKPISARSGVWAEPAMVDKAAKEFEDTEKMIVAAETLYGPYRWGRYDMLVLPPSFPFGGMENPRLTFATPTVIVGDKSLVSLIAHELAHSWSGNLVTNASWKDIWLNEGFTTYVQARITEALYGPEAAEMEREIDQTDLLAELKGMSPADQALALPALTERDPDEALSQVAYVKGAWFLQFLEQRFGRDTFDPFLRGWFDDHAFQSANTDQFVEYLKTHLLSKKPNAVTAQELHAWLDEPGIPAFAQKARSRNFAMVDTARIAWSGSGTLPGKQVTDAWSTQEWTRFLSGLGDKLTPAQLKQLDDAYHFTGTANGEIAMRWYPLAIRSGYLDARPAAGEFIARVGRRKLILPIYAELVKTPDGLAFAEEVFAKAKPGYHPITTVSVQEMLDKAKAGSAAH from the coding sequence ATGCGTTCCCCGTTCCTGTTGTTGTCCCTGGCCGCGATGGTCGCGTCCGGGTGTTCCCGTGAAGCACCTGCGCCCGATGCGGCCGCACCTGCCGCCAAGCCGGCGCCCGCCGCGGCCAAGCCGGCCGACCGCAGTCACGACGAGACCTCCTACGCCGAGCCGTCCAAGGTCGTGATCAAGGATCTGGCGCTGGATCTGAAGCTGGATTTCGACAGCAAGCAGATCGGCGGCACCGCCACCTACACGCTGGACTGGAAGGACAAGAGCGCCAAGCAACTGGTGCTGGATACGCGCGACCTGACCATCGAGAAGGTGCAGGCCGACGACGGCAAGGGCCAGCAGGCGCCGCTGCAGTACGCGCTGGCACCGGCCGACAAGATCTACGGCAGCAAGCTGACCATCGAGGCGCCGACCCAGCCGCAGACGATCAGCATCACCTACCACACCGCACCGACCGCCTCGGGCCTGCAGTGGCTGGAGCCGTCGATGACCGAGGGCAAGAAGCTGCCCTTCATGTTCAGCCAGTCGCAGGCCATCCACGCGCGTTCGTGGGTGCCGCTGCAGGACACGCCGAGCGTGCGGTTCACCTACAGCGCGCACGTGGTCTCGCGTCCGGACGTGATGGTGCTGATGAGCGCCGACAACGATCCCAAGGCGGTGCGCAACGGCGACTACCGCTTCAAGATGCCGCAGCCGATCCCGTCCTACCTGTTGGCGATCGCCGCCGGCGACCTGGTGTTCAAGCCGATCTCGGCGCGCTCGGGCGTGTGGGCCGAGCCGGCGATGGTCGACAAGGCAGCCAAGGAGTTCGAGGACACCGAGAAGATGATCGTGGCCGCCGAGACGCTGTACGGCCCGTACCGCTGGGGCCGCTACGACATGCTGGTGCTGCCGCCGTCGTTCCCGTTCGGCGGCATGGAGAATCCGCGCCTGACCTTCGCCACCCCGACGGTGATCGTCGGCGACAAGTCGCTGGTGTCGCTGATCGCGCACGAACTGGCGCATAGCTGGTCCGGCAACCTGGTGACCAACGCCAGTTGGAAGGACATCTGGCTCAACGAAGGCTTCACCACCTACGTGCAGGCGCGCATCACCGAGGCGCTGTATGGCCCGGAAGCGGCGGAGATGGAGCGCGAGATCGACCAGACCGATCTGCTGGCCGAACTGAAGGGCATGAGCCCGGCCGACCAGGCGCTGGCGCTGCCGGCGCTGACCGAGCGCGATCCGGACGAGGCGCTGAGCCAGGTCGCCTACGTCAAGGGCGCATGGTTCCTGCAGTTCCTGGAGCAGCGCTTCGGTCGCGACACCTTCGATCCGTTCCTGCGCGGCTGGTTCGACGACCACGCGTTCCAGAGCGCCAACACCGACCAGTTCGTCGAGTATCTGAAGACCCACCTGCTGTCGAAGAAGCCGAACGCGGTGACCGCGCAGGAGCTGCATGCGTGGCTGGACGAGCCGGGCATTCCGGCGTTCGCGCAGAAGGCGCGTTCGCGCAACTTCGCCATGGTCGACACCGCGCGCATCGCCTGGAGCGGCAGCGGCACGCTGCCGGGCAAGCAGGTGACCGATGCGTGGAGCACCCAGGAATGGACGCGCTTCCTCAGCGGCCTGGGCGACAAGCTCACCCCGGCGCAGCTCAAGCAGCTCGACGACGCCTATCACTTCACCGGCACCGCCAACGGCGAGATCGCCATGCGCTGGTATCCGCTGGCGATCCGCAGCGGCTACCTGGACGCGCGCCCGGCCGCCGGCGAGTTCATCGCCCGCGTCGGCCGCCGCAAGCTGATCCTGCCGATCTACGCCGAACTGGTGAAGACGCCGGACGGCCTGGCCTTCGCCGAGGAGGTGTTCGCCAAGGCCAAGCCCGGCTACCACCCGATCACCACGGTGTCGGTGCAGGAGATGCTGGACAAGGCCAAGGCCGGTAGCGCCGCGCACTGA
- a CDS encoding alpha/beta fold hydrolase, producing MLVLTMAWLVLAGVLLVVALLIGVVLVLRDPFLLVRLESLRQRRGSGLQRRQAQVAGHSWTYLVRAAADPAAPTLLLVHGFTGSKENWLPLVRALGTRYHLVIPDLPGWAESQRIAGQDYGFVAQAERVAAFAAQCARRAGSECVLLGHSMGGGIAALAAARHPAVFDRVGLFNAAGVRFADNVFGQAVLDGHNPFAVHDAASLQRYIDTVFLLERAKPHIPRWAVPAVVAWRRREAAFEQQVLARIGRGEEAFLPFEEAAHIRQPALLLNCVQDAVIDASALALYAQRLPQAIQVLLDGSGHMSIVEKPAEVAQAIDALIQRGTPR from the coding sequence ATGCTGGTGCTGACGATGGCCTGGCTGGTGCTGGCCGGCGTGCTACTGGTGGTGGCGCTGCTGATCGGCGTGGTGCTGGTGCTGCGCGATCCTTTCCTGCTGGTCCGCCTGGAGAGCCTGCGCCAGCGCCGCGGCAGCGGGCTGCAGCGGCGTCAGGCCCAGGTCGCCGGACACAGCTGGACCTATCTGGTGCGCGCCGCGGCCGATCCCGCCGCGCCGACCCTGCTGCTGGTGCACGGCTTCACCGGCAGCAAGGAGAACTGGCTGCCGCTGGTGCGCGCGCTGGGCACGCGCTATCACCTGGTGATCCCGGATCTGCCCGGCTGGGCCGAGAGCCAGCGCATCGCCGGGCAGGACTACGGTTTCGTCGCGCAAGCCGAGCGCGTGGCCGCGTTCGCCGCGCAGTGCGCACGCCGTGCGGGCAGCGAATGCGTGCTGCTGGGGCATTCGATGGGCGGCGGCATCGCCGCGCTGGCCGCGGCGCGCCATCCCGCCGTGTTCGACCGGGTCGGCCTGTTCAACGCCGCCGGCGTGCGCTTCGCCGACAACGTCTTCGGCCAGGCGGTGCTGGACGGGCACAATCCGTTCGCGGTGCACGATGCCGCATCGCTGCAGCGCTACATCGACACCGTGTTCCTGCTCGAGCGTGCCAAGCCGCACATCCCGCGCTGGGCGGTGCCGGCGGTGGTGGCCTGGCGCCGCCGCGAGGCCGCGTTCGAGCAGCAGGTACTGGCGCGCATCGGCCGCGGCGAGGAAGCGTTCCTGCCGTTCGAGGAGGCCGCGCACATTCGCCAGCCGGCGCTGCTGCTGAACTGTGTGCAGGACGCGGTGATCGACGCCAGCGCGCTGGCGCTGTACGCGCAACGCCTGCCGCAGGCGATCCAGGTGCTGCTGGACGGCAGCGGCCACATGTCCATCGTCGAAAAGCCCGCCGAGGTCGCGCAGGCCATCGACGCCCTGATCCAACGAGGAACCCCACGATGA
- a CDS encoding S-(hydroxymethyl)glutathione dehydrogenase/class III alcohol dehydrogenase encodes MKTRAAVAWAANQPLAIEEVDLQPPKAGEVLVRMVASGICHGDDIALSGIDAEAAFPVILGQEGAGVVEEVGVGVTSVRPGDHVIPLYMPECGVCKYCRSNRTNLCQAIRSSQDRGLMPDGSSRFSLHGRPLLHYMGTSTFAEYTVLPEIAVARIHPAAPLDKACLLGCTVTTGIGAVLNTARVLPGESVAVFGLGGIGLSVVQGAVMARAERIIVVDINRDKFPLARALGATDCLDPKDFGAPVQQVIVDLTDGGADHSFACVGDVRAMRAALECCHKGWGESIILGVAPSAQEISTRPLQLVTGRAWRGSAFGGVKGRSELPAYAERYLAGEIRIDELISETLPLDHINRGFEAMRAGRGIKSIVLY; translated from the coding sequence ATGAAGACGCGAGCCGCGGTCGCCTGGGCGGCGAACCAGCCGCTGGCCATCGAGGAAGTGGATCTGCAGCCGCCCAAGGCCGGCGAGGTGCTGGTGCGCATGGTCGCCAGCGGCATCTGCCATGGCGACGACATCGCCTTGTCCGGCATCGACGCCGAGGCGGCCTTTCCGGTGATCCTGGGCCAGGAAGGCGCCGGCGTGGTCGAGGAGGTCGGTGTCGGCGTCACCAGCGTGCGCCCGGGCGATCACGTGATCCCGCTGTACATGCCCGAATGCGGCGTGTGCAAGTACTGCCGTTCCAACCGCACCAACCTGTGCCAGGCGATCCGCAGCAGCCAGGACCGCGGGCTGATGCCCGACGGCAGCAGCCGCTTCTCGCTGCACGGGCGCCCGCTGCTGCACTACATGGGCACCAGCACCTTCGCCGAGTACACCGTGCTGCCGGAGATCGCGGTGGCCAGGATCCATCCGGCCGCGCCGCTGGACAAGGCCTGCCTGCTCGGCTGCACCGTCACCACCGGCATCGGCGCGGTGCTCAATACCGCGCGGGTGCTTCCGGGCGAGAGCGTGGCCGTGTTCGGGTTGGGCGGCATCGGCCTGTCGGTGGTGCAGGGCGCGGTGATGGCGCGCGCCGAACGCATCATCGTGGTCGACATCAACCGCGACAAGTTCCCGCTGGCGCGCGCGCTGGGCGCCACCGATTGCCTGGATCCGAAGGATTTCGGCGCGCCGGTGCAGCAGGTCATCGTCGATCTCACCGACGGCGGCGCCGACCACAGCTTCGCCTGCGTCGGTGACGTGCGCGCGATGCGCGCGGCGCTGGAGTGCTGCCACAAGGGCTGGGGCGAAAGCATCATCCTCGGCGTGGCGCCGAGCGCGCAGGAGATCAGCACGCGGCCGCTGCAACTGGTCACCGGCCGCGCCTGGCGCGGCAGCGCCTTCGGCGGGGTCAAGGGCCGCAGCGAACTGCCGGCCTATGCCGAGCGCTACCTTGCCGGGGAGATCCGCATCGACGAACTGATCAGCGAAACCCTGCCGCTGGACCACATCAACCGCGGTTTCGAGGCGATGCGCGCCGGCCGCGGCATCAAATCGATCGTTCTCTACTGA
- a CDS encoding beta-propeller fold lactonase family protein — protein sequence MSNALRLAAVVALSLCAAACQRAPAPAAGADAAKAAPASAAATAALAYVPNQRSGTISVIDTGSDRVVRTLSAQGQLGKRLQQVVPGPPGHLYVIDAQGHRLLDLDTVQDRVLRSVDIGENAEGVAASPDGRQLAVCVEGQNQVMLIDPAGFTIGAHIATRGQAPEHCVYTPDGALLLTSNEGSNDLDVIDLKAGTSTGVIATSGHPRGMAFAPDGKTAYVAQEAANVVDVIDLAARKRVASIPAGQRTAGIAIARDGSRVYASNGAGTVSVIDPAARRVLAEIPVGQRPWNPALSPDGKKLYVANGRSNSVSVIDTAAMKEIKQIAVGEMPWGVVVAQ from the coding sequence ATGAGCAACGCGTTGCGACTGGCCGCGGTTGTCGCGCTGTCGCTGTGCGCCGCGGCCTGCCAGCGTGCCCCTGCGCCAGCCGCAGGGGCCGACGCCGCGAAGGCTGCGCCGGCATCGGCGGCCGCTACCGCGGCGCTGGCCTACGTCCCGAACCAGCGCAGCGGCACCATCTCGGTGATCGATACCGGCAGCGACCGCGTGGTGCGGACACTGTCGGCGCAGGGCCAGCTCGGCAAGCGCCTGCAGCAGGTGGTGCCGGGTCCGCCCGGACATCTTTACGTCATCGACGCGCAGGGCCATCGCCTGCTGGACCTGGACACCGTGCAGGACCGCGTGCTGCGCAGCGTCGACATCGGCGAGAACGCCGAAGGCGTGGCCGCTTCGCCGGATGGCCGCCAGCTGGCGGTGTGCGTGGAAGGGCAGAACCAGGTGATGCTGATCGACCCGGCCGGCTTCACCATCGGCGCGCACATCGCCACCCGCGGGCAGGCGCCGGAGCACTGCGTCTACACCCCGGACGGCGCGCTGCTGCTGACCAGCAACGAAGGCTCCAACGACCTGGACGTGATCGACCTGAAGGCCGGCACGTCCACCGGCGTGATCGCCACCAGCGGGCATCCGCGCGGCATGGCGTTCGCGCCGGACGGCAAGACGGCGTACGTGGCGCAGGAAGCGGCCAACGTGGTCGACGTGATCGACCTGGCGGCGCGCAAGCGCGTGGCCAGCATCCCGGCCGGGCAGCGCACCGCCGGCATCGCCATCGCCCGCGACGGCAGCCGCGTGTATGCCTCCAACGGTGCAGGCACGGTCAGCGTGATCGACCCGGCCGCGCGCCGGGTGCTGGCGGAGATCCCGGTCGGGCAACGGCCTTGGAATCCGGCGCTGAGTCCCGACGGCAAGAAGCTGTACGTGGCCAATGGCCGGTCCAACAGCGTCAGTGTCATCGACACGGCGGCGATGAAGGAGATCAAGCAGATCGCGGTGGGCGAGATGCCATGGGGTGTGGTCGTGGCGCAGTGA
- a CDS encoding quinoprotein dehydrogenase-associated putative ABC transporter substrate-binding protein codes for MAPVSRRLPAGARAVLLLCSLGLVAAGCTREPSSATARASAAPPAAAAPASAAPATTLPADAPVLRVCADPGNMPLSDRAGEGFQNKIAQVVAAEMGRRLEYEWRSYYQRGLARSTINAGRCDVLMDMNSDFEMGLPTRPLYRSTYVLVTRKGLDVRPASLDDPALKKLKVGVFQSSPARQALFDHGVQGEVQYLFYDSASAPQEHPGKLAEQVAAGKLDAAESWGPVAGYYAARGGLGVVPLNVIDNEVLEYSMAWAVSRKNADLRDALNAAMQRSAGKIDAILRDYHVPLVACADCIVAGDLRSHGPYAVPDDQDDTPSAQASSDMLAQLQLRIAGGADPNEELAHALDAGDGVRVAWLLRHGASADTPNQLGEPPLQQAIRNQAPLLVGELLAAGAKVENRDSNGWTPLMKAAWSNDGKSVAQLLAHRAKVEAVSADGWTPLDLAISYADADVVQALLDAGASVRHANPAGFTPVMFAVARNEPKILDLLLKRGAEPDRANRAGVTPLMLAAAAGREDSARRLLAAGASADARDADGKTPAALAQQRGNAELAHLLTEAQHRRTQ; via the coding sequence ATGGCGCCCGTCTCGCGGCGCCTGCCTGCGGGCGCGCGCGCCGTGTTGCTGTTGTGCAGCCTCGGACTCGTCGCCGCAGGCTGCACGCGCGAGCCGTCGTCCGCGACGGCTCGCGCTTCTGCTGCCCCGCCCGCCGCTGCGGCGCCGGCCTCCGCCGCGCCAGCCACGACGCTGCCGGCCGATGCGCCGGTGCTGCGGGTCTGCGCCGATCCAGGCAACATGCCGTTGTCCGATCGTGCAGGCGAGGGCTTCCAGAACAAGATCGCCCAGGTGGTGGCCGCGGAGATGGGCCGGCGTCTGGAGTACGAGTGGCGCAGCTACTACCAGCGCGGCCTGGCGCGCAGCACGATCAACGCCGGGCGCTGCGACGTGCTGATGGACATGAACAGCGATTTCGAAATGGGCCTGCCCACGCGCCCGCTGTATCGCTCCACCTATGTGCTGGTCACGCGCAAGGGCCTGGATGTGCGCCCGGCGTCGCTGGACGATCCGGCGCTGAAAAAACTCAAGGTCGGCGTGTTCCAGAGTTCGCCGGCGCGGCAGGCGCTGTTCGACCATGGCGTGCAGGGCGAGGTGCAATACCTGTTCTACGACTCGGCCAGCGCACCGCAGGAGCATCCCGGCAAGCTCGCCGAGCAGGTCGCCGCCGGCAAGCTCGATGCCGCCGAATCCTGGGGGCCGGTGGCCGGCTACTACGCCGCGCGCGGCGGCCTCGGCGTGGTGCCGCTGAACGTCATCGACAACGAGGTGCTGGAGTATTCGATGGCGTGGGCGGTGTCGCGCAAGAACGCGGACCTGCGCGATGCGCTGAACGCGGCGATGCAGCGCAGCGCCGGCAAGATCGACGCGATCCTGCGCGACTACCACGTGCCGCTGGTGGCCTGTGCCGATTGCATCGTCGCCGGCGACCTGCGCTCGCACGGTCCCTATGCGGTGCCCGACGACCAGGACGACACGCCGAGCGCGCAGGCCTCCTCGGACATGCTGGCGCAATTGCAGCTGCGCATCGCCGGCGGTGCCGATCCCAATGAGGAACTGGCGCACGCGCTGGACGCCGGCGATGGCGTGCGCGTGGCCTGGCTGCTGCGCCATGGCGCCAGCGCCGACACGCCCAACCAGCTCGGCGAGCCGCCGCTGCAGCAGGCGATCCGCAATCAGGCGCCGCTGCTGGTCGGCGAACTGCTGGCCGCCGGCGCCAAGGTCGAAAACCGCGACAGCAATGGCTGGACGCCATTGATGAAGGCGGCCTGGTCCAACGATGGCAAGAGTGTCGCGCAGTTGCTGGCGCATCGTGCCAAGGTCGAGGCGGTGTCCGCCGACGGCTGGACGCCGCTGGACCTGGCCATCTCCTACGCCGATGCCGACGTGGTGCAGGCGCTGCTCGACGCCGGCGCCAGCGTGCGCCACGCCAATCCGGCCGGCTTCACCCCGGTGATGTTCGCGGTGGCGCGCAACGAGCCGAAGATCCTCGACCTGCTGCTCAAGCGCGGCGCCGAGCCCGACCGCGCGAACCGCGCCGGCGTCACTCCCTTGATGCTGGCTGCCGCCGCCGGTCGCGAGGACAGCGCCCGGCGTCTGCTCGCCGCCGGCGCCAGCGCCGATGCGCGCGACGCCGACGGCAAGACGCCCGCGGCGCTGGCCCAGCAACGCGGCAATGCCGAACTCGCCCACCTGTTGACGGAGGCCCAGCACCGACGCACGCAATGA
- a CDS encoding HAD family hydrolase, with protein MHAATPPPAEALRQVRHWVFDMDGTLTRAVHDFALIRRELQIPPQADILQHLAALPDAQRASKHAWLLEHERVLAQEATAANGAPALLRTLRAADCRLAVLTRNARELAQLTLEEIEVDDLFEEVTILGRDEAPPKPHPGGLLQLAEHWGVAPQALAMVGDHAYDLQCGRHAGATTVLLHPDNPWPALADLHFADCAALLAWWQDGAGPQPH; from the coding sequence ATGCACGCCGCCACGCCGCCGCCAGCCGAAGCCCTGCGCCAGGTCCGCCACTGGGTGTTCGACATGGACGGCACGCTGACCCGCGCCGTGCACGATTTCGCGCTGATCCGCCGCGAACTGCAGATCCCGCCGCAGGCCGACATCCTGCAGCACCTGGCGGCGTTGCCGGACGCGCAGCGCGCCAGCAAGCACGCCTGGCTGCTGGAGCACGAGCGCGTGCTGGCCCAGGAGGCCACCGCGGCCAATGGCGCGCCGGCGCTGCTGCGCACCCTGCGTGCGGCCGATTGTCGGCTGGCGGTGCTGACCCGCAACGCGCGCGAGCTGGCGCAACTGACCCTGGAGGAGATCGAGGTCGACGATCTGTTCGAGGAAGTGACCATCCTCGGTCGCGACGAGGCCCCGCCCAAGCCGCATCCCGGTGGCCTGCTGCAATTGGCCGAGCACTGGGGCGTGGCCCCGCAGGCGCTGGCGATGGTCGGCGATCACGCCTACGACCTGCAGTGCGGGCGCCACGCCGGTGCGACGACCGTGCTGTTGCATCCGGACAACCCCTGGCCGGCGCTGGCCGACCTGCATTTCGCCGATTGCGCCGCGCTGCTGGCATGGTGGCAGGACGGCGCCGGGCCGCAGCCGCACTGA
- a CDS encoding cupin domain-containing protein: MSDAHPLSGSLLAALPDARGGEIFTELLRRSGCRVERIVSHGQTTPQDTPYVQAHDEWVLLLRGSARVALCEREVALVPGDHLFIPADTPHWVTFTDPGQPTVWLAIHLGEADVVV; the protein is encoded by the coding sequence ATGAGCGACGCGCATCCACTGTCCGGTTCCCTGCTGGCCGCCCTGCCCGATGCGCGCGGTGGCGAAATCTTCACCGAGCTGCTGCGGCGCTCCGGTTGCCGCGTCGAGCGCATCGTCTCGCATGGGCAGACCACGCCGCAGGACACGCCCTATGTGCAGGCGCACGACGAATGGGTGCTGCTGTTGCGCGGCAGCGCGCGGGTGGCGCTGTGCGAACGCGAGGTCGCGCTGGTGCCGGGCGATCATCTGTTCATCCCGGCCGATACGCCGCATTGGGTGACCTTCACCGATCCCGGGCAGCCGACCGTGTGGCTGGCCATCCATCTCGGCGAAGCCGACGTGGTGGTGTGA
- a CDS encoding methanol/ethanol family PQQ-dependent dehydrogenase has protein sequence MHSHSRRTQACTLLALATALALAGCKKQEEAPAPAAPAAAAQQPPATAPAAVADTDSEFATNAANPDNWGGIGRDFGLNRHSPLAEINRDNVKNLKMSWEMKTDATRGHEGQPLVIGSTMYMVSAYPNNVFAIDLSQEDNGKVLWKYTPQQDERAVAVACCDTVNRGASYADGKVVFGSLSGDVIALDAKTGKEVWKQKLAYPEKGETITMAPIIADGKVVAGISGNEFGVRGRVAAYALADGKQAWSCEATGTDKDICLGPDFNKANPQHGQLGDLGQKTYPDEGWKRGGGAAWGWYSYDPKLKLVYYGTGNPGLWSPSYRCGKTTQKECDTGEYDNKWSMTLFARKIDTGEAVWGYQKTPFDQWDYDGINEPILVDLTIDGKQVPSVVQFDRNGFAYVLDRRDGTLLRANKFVPANWAERIDMKTGRPVKVAAHSPLERGRKVEAFPSAMGGKDQQPCSVDPANSAVFFCGTNNWHMELDPQERGNTMMGLPYVFANVLMKPNEPGALGIVKAFDVVEGKSKWEIKEKFPVWSGTLVTDGGLVFYGTLDGWFRAVDKDTGKKLWETKLPSGIIGNPIAYKANGHQYVAVFSGIGGWIGLPVAAGLDPGDPYGALGAAGLAFSNGFDKIPLGGMVHTFRIDGAGKTVTPTTTATAAAGGGSAAVAAKTAR, from the coding sequence ATGCACAGTCATTCACGTCGTACCCAGGCTTGTACATTGCTCGCGCTGGCCACTGCGTTGGCGCTGGCGGGTTGCAAGAAGCAGGAAGAGGCCCCGGCCCCAGCCGCACCGGCGGCCGCCGCACAGCAACCGCCGGCCACTGCGCCGGCCGCGGTTGCCGACACCGACAGCGAGTTCGCCACCAATGCCGCCAACCCCGACAACTGGGGTGGCATCGGTCGCGACTTCGGCCTGAACCGGCACAGTCCGCTGGCCGAGATCAATCGCGACAACGTCAAGAACCTGAAGATGTCGTGGGAGATGAAGACCGACGCCACCCGCGGCCACGAAGGCCAGCCGCTGGTGATCGGCAGCACCATGTACATGGTCAGCGCCTATCCGAACAACGTGTTCGCGATCGACCTGTCGCAGGAAGACAACGGCAAGGTGCTGTGGAAGTACACCCCGCAGCAGGACGAGCGCGCGGTGGCGGTGGCCTGCTGCGACACGGTCAACCGCGGCGCCTCCTATGCCGACGGCAAGGTGGTGTTCGGCAGCCTCAGCGGCGACGTGATCGCGCTCGATGCCAAGACCGGCAAGGAAGTGTGGAAGCAGAAGCTCGCCTATCCGGAGAAGGGCGAGACCATCACCATGGCCCCGATCATCGCCGACGGCAAGGTGGTGGCCGGCATCAGCGGCAACGAGTTCGGCGTGCGCGGGCGTGTCGCCGCCTACGCGCTGGCCGACGGCAAGCAGGCCTGGTCCTGCGAGGCCACCGGCACCGACAAGGACATCTGCCTCGGCCCGGACTTCAACAAGGCCAATCCGCAGCATGGCCAGCTCGGCGACCTCGGCCAGAAGACCTATCCCGACGAAGGCTGGAAGCGCGGCGGCGGCGCGGCGTGGGGCTGGTACAGCTACGACCCGAAACTCAAGCTGGTCTACTACGGCACCGGCAATCCCGGCCTGTGGAGTCCGTCGTACCGCTGCGGCAAGACCACGCAGAAGGAGTGCGACACCGGCGAGTACGACAACAAGTGGTCGATGACCCTGTTCGCGCGCAAGATCGACACCGGCGAGGCGGTATGGGGCTACCAGAAGACCCCGTTCGACCAGTGGGACTACGACGGCATCAACGAGCCGATCCTGGTCGACCTGACCATCGACGGCAAGCAGGTGCCCTCGGTGGTGCAGTTCGACCGCAACGGCTTTGCCTACGTGCTCGACCGCCGCGACGGCACCCTGCTGCGCGCCAACAAGTTCGTGCCGGCCAACTGGGCCGAGCGCATCGACATGAAGACCGGGCGCCCGGTCAAGGTCGCGGCGCATTCGCCGCTGGAGCGCGGCCGCAAGGTCGAGGCGTTCCCGTCGGCGATGGGCGGCAAGGACCAGCAGCCGTGCTCGGTGGATCCGGCCAACTCGGCGGTGTTCTTCTGCGGCACCAACAACTGGCACATGGAGCTGGACCCGCAGGAGCGCGGCAACACCATGATGGGCCTGCCGTACGTGTTCGCCAACGTGCTGATGAAGCCGAACGAGCCCGGCGCGCTGGGCATCGTCAAGGCGTTCGACGTGGTCGAAGGCAAGTCCAAGTGGGAGATCAAGGAGAAGTTCCCGGTGTGGAGCGGCACCCTGGTCACCGATGGCGGGCTGGTGTTCTACGGCACGCTGGACGGCTGGTTCCGCGCGGTGGACAAGGACACCGGCAAGAAGCTGTGGGAGACCAAGCTGCCCTCGGGCATCATCGGCAACCCGATCGCCTACAAGGCCAACGGCCACCAGTACGTGGCGGTGTTCTCGGGCATCGGCGGCTGGATCGGCCTGCCGGTCGCCGCCGGCCTGGACCCGGGCGATCCGTACGGCGCATTGGGTGCCGCGGGCCTGGCCTTCAGCAATGGCTTCGACAAGATTCCGTTGGGCGGCATGGTGCATACCTTCCGCATCGACGGCGCCGGCAAGACCGTCACGCCTACCACGACCGCCACCGCGGCCGCGGGCGGCGGCAGCGCGGCGGTCGCCGCCAAGACGGCGCGATGA